From Gimesia panareensis, the proteins below share one genomic window:
- the truA gene encoding tRNA pseudouridine(38-40) synthase TruA, whose protein sequence is MRNIKLTLAYDGSEYAGWQVQPNGVSVQSCVEAAIEKLTQQKTGVLVAGRTDAGVHALGQVASFQTESKIPCKNIQSGLQRFLPDSICVREVEEVAADFHATYSAVQKRYRYVIHNSSVPYPFLKRYVCEFGRPLDAEQMHLGGQYLLGKHDFRCFESHFPNKATSVRTVKELTVQRTSVWPVWGADPGLSQSAASSSAEFITVDIVADGFLYNMVRAIVGTLFEVGVGRWAPEKVREIVEAMDRSQAGATAPASGLYLVQVDYDA, encoded by the coding sequence ATGAGAAATATCAAACTGACACTGGCTTATGACGGATCGGAATACGCCGGCTGGCAGGTCCAGCCGAACGGTGTTTCGGTGCAGAGCTGTGTGGAAGCGGCGATCGAAAAGCTGACGCAGCAGAAAACCGGGGTGCTGGTGGCGGGACGCACCGATGCCGGCGTGCATGCGCTGGGGCAGGTGGCCAGTTTTCAGACCGAGTCAAAGATTCCCTGCAAAAACATCCAGTCGGGGCTGCAGCGGTTTCTGCCGGACAGCATTTGCGTCCGGGAAGTGGAAGAGGTTGCTGCGGACTTTCACGCCACGTACTCGGCGGTACAGAAGCGGTACCGGTATGTGATTCACAACAGCAGCGTGCCTTATCCGTTCCTGAAGCGTTATGTCTGCGAATTCGGGCGGCCGCTGGATGCGGAGCAGATGCATCTCGGGGGACAGTATCTGCTGGGCAAACATGATTTTCGCTGTTTCGAATCCCACTTTCCCAACAAGGCGACCAGCGTGCGGACGGTGAAAGAACTGACGGTACAGCGGACCTCGGTCTGGCCGGTCTGGGGCGCGGATCCCGGGCTGTCGCAGAGTGCTGCGAGTTCGTCGGCGGAGTTCATTACCGTGGATATTGTCGCGGACGGCTTTTTGTACAACATGGTGCGGGCGATAGTAGGGACCCTGTTTGAAGTGGGGGTGGGACGCTGGGCTCCTGAGAAAGTCCGCGAGATTGTCGAGGCTATGGATCGTTCCCAGGCGGGAGCGACGGCACCGGCGAGCGGACTCTATCTGGTTCAGGTTGACTACGACGCCTGA